The following coding sequences are from one Anguilla rostrata isolate EN2019 chromosome 16, ASM1855537v3, whole genome shotgun sequence window:
- the LOC135242075 gene encoding zona pellucida sperm-binding protein 4-like, with amino-acid sequence MASIVQLGVWLCVLGFVLAQDQDQYFGSKGSDATFHRCHVGGFARVPCGDPAISSTDCEALNCCFEQQCYYANEVTVHCLRDGLFMVVASRAATLPLLDLDSIYLLEGPSGCGPIRASPAFAVFQFPVGACGTTVRVEDDYLIYENKLTSSYEVGVGPLGSITRDSVFELSFQCRYSGSAVVSLVAEVNTVPPPLPVAAPGPLRIELRLASGQCDSKGCSDAVVYSDYYRDADYPVTKVLREPVYVEVRILERTDPNLVLLLEHCWATSTSSPLSLPQWSLLVDGCPFHDDRYQTTLVPVDGSSGLHFPSHYKRFIVKMFTFVDPASYIPLNEMVFIHCSTEVCHPSANDRCEQHCARKQRRSIVPVGKRSTEEKLIVSSKPVILTNTEPTAIDQSLHSEVPQSLGYGLLGVAACVLLVSTLALAVACIRSSRIELKV; translated from the exons ATGGCAAGTATTGTGCAGCTTGGAGTATGGCTGTGTGTTTTGGGCTTTGTCCTAGCACAGGATCAAGATCAATATTTTGGGTCAAAAGGTTCAGATGCAACTTTTCATAGATGCCACGTTGGTGGCTTTGCAAGAGTGCCATGTGGAGACCCTGCTATCAGTAGTACAGACTGTGAAGCTCTCAACTGCTGCTTTGAGCAACAGTGCTATTATGCAAATGAAG TTACTGTCCACTGTCTCCGGGATGGTCTGTTCATGGTTGTGGCGTCCCGAGCTGCTACCTTGCCTCTGCTTGACCTTGATTCTATATACCTGCTGGAGGGTCCTAGTGGCTGTGGTCCTATTCGTGCGTCTCCAGCTTTTGCAGTCTTTCAATTCCCAGTTGGTGCTTGTGGAACCACAGTGAGG GTTGAAGATGATTATCTCATCTATGAGAACAAATTGACTTCCTCGTATGAAGTGGGAGTTGGTCCTTTAGGCTCTATCACAAGGGACAGTGTTTTTGA GCTGTCCTTCCAGTGCAGGTATTCCGGCAGTGCTGTGGTTTCTTTAGTGGCTGAGGTGAATACGGTGCCTCCTCCCCTTCCAGTAGCTGCTCCAGGGCCCCTTCGCATTGAGCTCAGACTGGCTAGTGGTCAATGTGATTCTAAAGGATGCTCTGATG CTGTAGTCTATAGTGACTACTACAGAGATGCCGACTATCCTGTGACCAAGGTCCTACGGGAACCTGTGTATGTGGAAGTGCGCATCTTGGAGAGGACTGACCCAAACCTTGTCCTGCTTCTGGAACACTGCTGGGCTACATCCACCTCTAGCCCTCTCAGCCTACCCCAATGGAGCCTTTTGGTTGATGG GTGTCCCTTTCATGATGACCGTTATCAGACAACCTTGGTTCCTGTAGATGGCTCTTCTGGACTTCATTTCCCCAGCCACTACAAGCGGTTCATTGTGAAGATGTTTACCTTTGTGGATCCTGCATCCTATATTCCACTAAATGAAATG GTGTTCATCCACTGTAGTACTGAAGTTTGTCACCCCTCTGCTAATGACCGGTGTGAACAGCATTGCGCCAGAAAACAAA gaAGGTCAATTGTTCCTGTAGGAAAACGATCCACTGAGGAGAAGCTTATAGTTTCCAGTAAGCCAGTGATCCTGACTAATACTGAGCCCACAGCCATAGACCAGAGTCTTCACAGTGAAG TGCCCCAGTCACTCGGTTATGGTCTCCTGGGAGTTGCTGCTTGTGTTTTGCTAGTCTCAACCCTGGCACTGGCTGTTGCTTGTATTAGGTCATCTCGGATAGAATTGAAGGTGTAA